GCGCAGATGCGTCGAGCGGCTGCCCATCTCGATGGCTGTGTCGAAGCCGCCCTTAACGGCGAGATAGGCCCAGGCGCCCCAGGCGCCAGGCTTCGCCGCCAATCTTTCACCCGGGCGAAGCGTGATCCGTATGGGCGAAGGCAATGCTCTGCCGTCGCGGGTCCAGAGAAATCCGCCGCCGCCAAAAGCAAGATCGAGCGGGACTTGCGTGCCTGCCTCAAAGCCGCCGACGGAAATCTCGATTGTTCCCGCGTCATGCGCATTGCCCAAGACCCGATTGACCGTCCGAAAGGCGGCCCAGTCCATCGGTCCGGACGGCGTGACGCCAAAACGCCGCCAGTGAAAACGGCCGCTGTCCTGGATCGTGGTGCCGGGCCCGGCGCGGACCACTTTAAGATGCGCGGCCATTATGCCATCTCTTCGCGCGCGATGAGCGCGCCCGCCGCCGCGTCGCGTCGCAAAGCCTCGAATGTCGCAAGATCGATGCGCTCGAACGTGACCTCGTCTCCGACATCCGCGAAAAAGGCGCGCGCGCGGGACGAGTCGAACATGCGCACCGGCGTCTGCGCGATGACATACCAGCCGGTCGGCATAGCGATCGTGGTGATGAGCGCCTGACCGCCCGCGATCAGCAGTGCGCCTTCCGGCGCGGGGGGACGCGGCGTGGCGCGGCGCGAAATCGCAAGCGCGTCCGGCAGCCCGCCGAGAAAGGTGAAGCCGGGTGCGAAGCCATACATATAGACGCGATAAAGCGCATCCGCGTGCAAATCCGCGATGCGCTCCTGCGGCAGACGAAGCGTTTCGGAGACTTCGGCCAGATCCTCAGCGAGCGCGGGATCGTAGCAGACGGGGATGCGCCAGCGCTTTGGCTTACCCATGTCGCGCCGTGGCGTCGTGTCGAGTCCGCCGAGCGTTTCGATCAAAGCTTCGGGTGTCGTCGCGCGCGGATCGAAATGAATCATGAGCGAACGATAGGTCGGTACCGTCTCGATGACGCCTTCGATGGGCGCGGCGGCGATGGCGGCGTCAAGCGCCAGCACGCGGTCGTGAATCAAGGGATCGATCGCGCG
The Methyloferula stellata AR4 DNA segment above includes these coding regions:
- a CDS encoding 5-oxoprolinase subunit B family protein; protein product: MSNDIPPRFLPAGESALVVEYGRAIDPLIHDRVLALDAAIAAAPIEGVIETVPTYRSLMIHFDPRATTPEALIETLGGLDTTPRRDMGKPKRWRIPVCYDPALAEDLAEVSETLRLPQERIADLHADALYRVYMYGFAPGFTFLGGLPDALAISRRATPRPPAPEGALLIAGGQALITTIAMPTGWYVIAQTPVRMFDSSRARAFFADVGDEVTFERIDLATFEALRRDAAAGALIAREEMA